In Mesoplodon densirostris isolate mMesDen1 chromosome 2, mMesDen1 primary haplotype, whole genome shotgun sequence, the DNA window GCAATGGAGCACATGGCATTTggggtgggttttcttttttggttttttttttttggtttttttttcttgcttccgGAGTTTATTCTCAGAGCTGGGATAAAGCCCGAGGGGGCAGGGCCAGTGGCGCAGGAGCCGGGGCTGGGGTCTTGGGGGTGTTGAAGAAGGAAAAGACTGAGCAGGGCAGCATGACCAGGTCCTGAGGGCTGGGGTCACCTACGTGTgctcctccatgcacttgtcagtcTGTGGCAGGAAGACAATGCCATCCTCTGTGAAGCCCTGGGCCTTGGTGAAGGTGGCGAATTTCTCCTTGATCTCAGCTttgggggcctgggtgtggctgTAGAGCTTGGCCATGCAAAAATCCTGGCCCGGTCCTTGGAAGCTCTCGGTGTAGAGCAGGGCATAGGCCTCGTAGTCGGTCTCCACCACTGACACCTCGTGGTTGCTGCTCCAGTCTGGACTGGTATAGCTGTAGCAGCCTGGGGGGCCTGCAGGACGCAGCAGCAGAGTCCGGGTCTCACACTGGTCTTTCCTTGAGGTTCCCCAAATGTCTGAGCTCTGCAGTGAGCTCTGGATGGAAAAGGCAGCTTACAGGCAGAGCGCCAGAAGAGGTACTCGGTTTACATTTTCAAGGGAGAGAAGGTAGCTAGTTActttagttccccaacctggcCACTTTCAAGGATTAGGGTATTTAGTTATTCCAAAAGATGACTAAGAATGCCCTCATAATCAAAGAAGGGACACCCACCTGCTTTGGGGGATTTGGGATGAAGGGATTTTGCTCTTACCAAGTTGGCGATACCATCCCTGCTGGGGCCCGGCATGAGCTGCAGCATGGAGGCCTGGTTCCTTTTGGATtaattagagaaagacaaactTGCCACATCCGGGAGGGAAGCAGGCTGACAGGCAGGTAAGCTTAGTGAAGTTATAGGACTTTTATGAGGTCCTCAGGAGGTAGGATCTAAAGTCAGGGCTATGAGGTGACCAGGCTTGGAGGGACAGACTCCCACAGTCACATCCCCACTGAAATGATGCATTAGGATACTATGGTGTTACTTAGACATGCACATACTTGCTAGGACGACTGAGGTCTGGAGAAAAGAATTACACAGGAAATCTAATTATGGACTGCCAGGGACTTGGAAGGTTTGCAGGAAACCTGAGGAGAGAGATGATGCCATTATCGAGTGAAATGATGTCATAAATGGGAGGAGCTCAGGGCTGACTTGGACCTGGGGAGGATGTGACTATTATTGGGTGAAGAGAGCTGGCGTGAAGACCTCAGGCTTTGCCGGTGTAATGGACGAGGGCGTTTCTCACACCTTCAAAGGCAGCATTGTTTGTTCCTCGAATAAAGTGCAAAGTGAAGGAGGGCGTTTCTCACACCTTCAAAGGCAGCACTGTTTGTTCCTCGAATAAACTGCAAAGCAGCTCAGAAAGCCCTCAGCTTAGACTCTCCCTCCCAAAGGCTGGCATCCAGGACAAGGCACAGGTTCTGTTCACGATCCCAGCTGGGCCTTCTGTGGACGTGAGGGTGAGGCACACTCAGGGGTGATGAATCAACAGGCCCTGCCCCCTGGGTCCAAAAGACCCAGCTAGGAAAGTTCCTGATCCCAGGCAAGGTCTCTTTGATGTTTATGGTGAGAGGGGGACCAAGAACGTACAAAAATAAGAGAATCTTTTCAAAAGCCTGTCTTTCTGGGAGAAGTGGATCAGTCAGCTTAGAAAGGGACTTAAACAGTAATGTTCTACTCCTCCTCGTCTCTCCCTGTGAGGCTCAGAGtgtcaggaattttttttttttttttgcggtacgcaggcctctcactgttgtggcctctcccggtgcggagcacaggctccggacgcgcaggctcagcggccatggctcacgggcccagctgctccgcggcatgtgggatcttcccggaccggggcacgagcccgtgtcccctgcatcggcaggcagactctcaaccactgcgccagcagggaagcccagaagtgtcAGGATTTTAACTATAATCAGCTCAGTGGAGTGAGTGGGCCCTGCAGATGGGGCCAGCTGGAGGACTGGATGGTGTCTCGGGCGGTGCAGCCCTGAGCCCGCACAGCAGACCTGGGCAGTGCTGGGGGAAGGAGCCTCAGGCACCTCAGGGGAGGACTCTGCTCTTTCAGggtgaggggctggggaaggcCTGTGGTGCGCTGGGCCAGCTCTGCCAGCAGTGGGCTAGGATCCTCCCCAGCGGAGGGGAAGATGGAACTGGGGTGTGGAGACATCCCCAGAGGGACAGGCTTTCATTGGGAGACACTGTCCCCCACTCCCCAACACTAATCTttcctaatgaaaaaaaaaaatatatatatatataacaaataaaatTCTAATAGCTCCAAAGAGTTTGCTGAGGTCTACTCAAGGCCCATCAGGCCCATAAGGGTAGCTGGTGCTCTGTTGGCCTGGACACCCTACCAGGGAGCGGGTGAGAAATGGGGGCTCTTCAAGAAGCAAACAGTGGGAAGAAGGGCTGCGTCCCAGGCCCGGTGCCCTGAGCTCTGTGCTGTCAGGCTAACCTACTGCTTGCTGTCTGGCGGTGGCAGCGAGTGACAGGGCATCAGGGGACCTTCTCGTGTCTTGGGGGGCGACCATCATGAGGGTGCCACAGGCAGGTCTGACACAGCCTCCTGGGGTCCAGAGTCACCGGCACTAAGTGTTTGGTTGACATTCACCAGCTGGCCACCAGAGCCGGAGCCCAGGAaccatgaaggagaaaaaaatcagcgAAGGCACAACCGCTCTTCTGGAAATTGTCCCCTCAGAGGGGCATTTGAGACAGACAGCCCCACACGGGGGCTCTgtccagctcaggtccacaccAGTGTGTCCACTTACCCactcaccctcacacacacacaccaccggCTGCGGGGAGAACATGAATGCTGGGAGCTCGGAGACTGGGGGGATGTTTGGCCAAGGAAAGAGATGTGATCCCTCGAAGAAGAGACCCTTCGGTGTGTAGACCCCATCTCCTTGAGGAAGGACGCCCTCACCCTTGAACCAAGGTGGGCGGGTCATAGGTGAGGAGTGGCCAGCTGGGTGGGGAGAGGCTTGTTAGACTAAGAAGAGGCTTTCTCTGGACCTCGTTGGGACAGGAGACTTTGGGAGGGTGGGCAAAGAAGCAAAAAGCCCCAGTAGAAACATTGGGTCTATTTTAGGGAGGGATCCCTGGACATGGGAAGTTCAGAGGATGGTGGGAGATTGAGAGGTGGGCACGGTGAGAGAAGGTTGGGGTGTGGGGACATTTGCAGGGAGAGATTTCCTGCAGAAATGAGGAGTGGGCCGTCATCATCTCTGCCTGAGGGCAAACGTCACCTCAGTTGTCCCCTCTGGAGAATAGCAAGTTACAAGACCTGGTTGGAGGTCAGGAGACCTGGGCCTCTAACGCAGCCACCCACCTGCTCTGGGTTCCTGGgaaggagctggaggaggaggtgaggaaggaggggGCGGGGAAGACTTCCTCCcccactgggcctcagtttcccagctGCACAAGGTGGGGGAGCAGAAAGCCCGACCACCATCGGTCATTAAGAAATAGAGGGCAGGTGGAGCTCTGCCTGCCAGGACGCGAACGCTgactcctcttttccttctccagtATCGAAGCGTCTTGGAGAATTACCTCACAGACTCCATCAAGCTCTCACCAGAAGGCCAGTCCAAGAGCAGTTGCTGCTGACCTTGCCTCTCTGCACACCCAGGGACAGAGCAGACTCCGTCTCTGCACACCCAGGGCCAGAGCACGCGCAGGGCCTGGTCATCCTGGGCCCCCACCAGCCCCACTGCCTGCCCAAGCTCAGATGGCAGTCCAGGCTCTGCGGCCAGATCCCTGAACCCCTCTCATCTGCGCTGGACCCAGAACCAGAGGGCGGCCCTGACTCAGGCTGAGTATAGAGAGGCCggggctgggcccctgagcctggATGAAACTCAGGATGTCACAGCCAAACCCCAGAGGAGTCACGATTCCCTCGTGGACTCCAGCTTTCTTGCCACACGCCCTTCCCAGCCACACCCCTGCTCCAGAACGCACATCTCTGCAGACAGGCCGCTCTCTCTGGAGTCCTGTTATATTCTCCTGTGGACTGGCCTTCCTCAGCCCATCCACCACACCCCCCAAGAGCCACAGCACAGCTTTGGACAAAGGTGCAGCTCAGGCTCCCTCGTAACCGGGGCCAGGGAGTGAGGATCtacctcaacccctggcaacagCTGTTCAGGCCTGGGATACCCCCTGTTTGTCCCCTCCAGAATGCAGGACTGAGGAAGCGCAGGAAAAACCCACCGGGGACTGGTGTATTTCTCCCTGCTGGTGCTCAGGCAACTCCCGTAACTCTCTTTGCGCTTCAGCttattcatctgtcaaatgggagtCGCATGTGCCCTGCCCATGTCAGTGTGGTTTTGAAGACCAGAACCTCTGCTTGAATCTCAGTTGCTCTTGTTGAGATACATTTACTATtctttcaacaagtatttttgagtatctactatgtacGATGCATCGAGGTCCAGTGACAAATGTAACCAGCCTTGCTCTCCTGGATCCGACATTCTGGCGAGGGAGAGAGGCAGTAAGCACAGAATTTAAACAGGTATTTTCAAATAGCAGGTGAGTGCTTGAACAGAGTGAAACAAGGTAATGGGACAGAGAGGGACAGGGGGTGGGGTTGGGCGCTGTTTCAGACAAAGTAGTCCATGAAGGCTTCCCTGGGGAGGTGACATTGGCTCAAAGGCTAGAGAATGAGGAAGGGGCCGCCACCTGAACTGGACAAAGAACATTCTGAGGAGAGGTTTCAGCAAGGGCCAAGGCCCCAGGTCGAGGACAAACTTGTGTTCCAGGAACAGTGAAAAGATGAATTTACCTGAGGACTCAAAGCTGCTGTCCCAGAGAAAAGCAAAGGGGACCCCGCCCCCTGGATGACTCCTTGAGTCTCTGTCAACTGGCCACCAGAGGGCAGCAGTGCTCCTTTCCTTCCAGCAGAGCAGAAAGCGGAAGCTCCACGGGCCCATGAAGAACTGCAGTTTTCCTGTGCAGATGCTCAAAGCTCGTTCTCGGGCTCTGGGCATTTTCAACCGTTCGAGATTTGTGGGGCAGGAAAAATCCCAGTTTCTTAAGCCTACAGAGAGATGAGCAAAAACTGCAGCATCGGTGATTCAGGCAAGAAATCTGCATCAGTGACAAATACTAGAAAAGGGGCCTGGAAAGCTCATGGAGTCTCTGTCCCTGCAGTCTCTACAGCcatactcttctttttcttctggcgATAAACAACACAGATAGAGCCCAACCTGAAGGGAATAGGCAAGATGATCCCCCAGGGTCTCCTATGACCACATCCATGCCCACCACAGAAGTCTCCTGTCTACACAGAAGTATTCTTCCCTGAGCTCCCAGCAGAGCTGGGGATGTTAGCCTATGACTTCCAAGTGTCATCTGACACTGAAGATATGCCCAGAggcagggggaaaggggaggtgggagtCAGTAAGAGAGTCTGGGGaacccccttctccccacccagcTGTGAAGTAAGAATTGATTGTCCTGGGCAGCGGCATGGACCTGACATAGGAGCAGGTGGCCTGGAGCATAGCTTTGTCTGTGTCCTTCATGGGGGTGGCACCCTGCACGTCACACAGGCTCTCCTGGGAGTCGGTTGGACTGTGGATTGGACGTGTGGTGCGTGGGTGTGTGTGCAGCAGCTCGTGCACCGCAATGGACGTAGGGACCATTCTAAATGTGCACAACAAATAATaagtgtgtttttctttgttttaatctttTGTGGTATTtagtatttaaagtttttttttcaatatcccCATAGTTCAAAATTCAAACGATAATAAAAGGGAAGACAGAgacaacaaaaagtaaaataggaGCAGTGATATAATTGGCAGGGCCCAAAATGAAAATGCCCCACCCCTTGTCCAAAAATCATGAAGAGTTCCAAGACGGTGACACTGGATCGTTAAACCAAGCGTGGGGTCCTTCTGAGCACAGGTGGCACACACCCAGGAAACTGCGCCTGAGTAAGCACTATGTTTTCAGTGCCTTCCAGAATGACAGAGCCCTGGCCAGGCCCACCTGGGCCGCTTGGAGATAAAAGGTTCTGTCTTTGCAAAAGCCACATGGAGATTCAACACCAGCCCAAACCACGCATTTTGAACCTTCCCCAGAGTCAGGAGCCAGGACCGAATGTTCACATGGGGATGGAGAGTGGCGAGCCGAGGCCCACAGCATCCCTCCTATCAAGACTAGGGGACATGCTAGTGACCAATCTCCAGGGCAAATGGAACTGAGCCAAAACACTGTGGGCcgctccacaccccctcccccactcctgagTCTGAGACTGGCCCTCGGTTCCCAGCCAGTAGGGGCAGGTATTGGCAGAGAGAGGCAGGATGTGGGGCTGTAACTCCGGGCCAAAGGGAGCCCACTAGAGCCTGgagggggtggcggggggagcAGCGGGGGGCAGGGGCAGCATGTCCCAGGGTCCTGTCCTCAGCGTCCTTTCAGAGAAGAGGACCTAGATTAACAAGACTGCTCCGACCAGGCTGCTCCGCTACCCACTACAGCCCTCCTCCGAGGGGCAGCTCCAGGCTGCTAGTGAATAATCAAGAGAACCAGGCCAGGGCTCTGGGCAGCACACGCTCATGGGGCTTggagaaaaacaaacccagatCTTCTCGCCAAATAAACCTGGCCGGGCCCTACCGGGTGCCATACTGCCCAAGGGGATTTGGGGAAATGCTGTTTCTGCATTTGCTCTTGCTCAGCAGAGGCTCCCACTGCGGCATCCACAGCCACAGGCAGATGCCGCAGTCAGGCACGTGGCAGGTGCCCACAATGGGGTCTTGTTCCCAGGAGCGCACAGTCCAATGGCAGCCTCAAAGCAGCCACGCTGGCAACAACACCAAAACTAGTTGCCGCGCACAGCAGACACAGCTGCGACAGTGGACCTGCGTGAGGCCAGGCCTGCTGCATGCGCACCTGGAGACTCCCTCTGTGGTGTGTGCTGGAGGCGGGGGACAGGCAAGGCAGGAAGTTTAGTTCCAGTAGAGGGCAGCGGCCTGTACCAGGACACTCTGTGCATGCCTGTTGGGGGTATGGGGGGCGCAAGGGCTTAGAAGATCAGGCAGTAGGTTTCCCTTGCTGAAGTACAGAAAAATTGTAACTAAGCTCATAGGCTTGGAGGggagcaaacaaaaaaccaggtGAAGGGGTGCTGGCAGTGAGGGGACAGAAACACTGCCAAGAGCCCTCCTCATACCAGTGAATCCTCCAGAACAGCCCACGGAGGAGGGCATTggcctcatttttcagatgaggagactgaggcttccTCTCCCACCACTCACATCCCACCATCTCCTGTCAACACCTCCTCGTCCTTGTCTTGAATTCATTTCCTTCTCCCCTCATCCTCTGTTCCAACAGGTCCAGCCGACCACAAGCCTTGCCTAGACCACACTTCCCTCCCCTTGAGCCCCCTGCCTGCCCTCTTGTCCCTTTCCTAGCCACTCCACATGGCAGCCATCGCAGTGGCCTCCACAGGACAAGTTCTTCTTGTGACCTACAAGGGCCCACCACCGCCAGCCACTGCCTGCTTGTCAGGGCTCAGCTCTGGCCACAGTCTCTCTCGATGCTGCAAACGGAGGACTTTCTCTCAGTCCCCAGGGATGCCTCTCACCTCCCCGCCCTGCCTGGCAGGGGACCTCTGTTGGGAACTCTGGCCCCTCTCTGGTCCTTCACCAGGCCAATTCCTCCTTAGCTGTTAGTCACCAGCTAAAGCATCATTTCCTTCAGTAAGTGTTCCTTGATACCAAGACCAGGTTAGGGACCCCACCATGTGCCCCCCAGCCCCCCTTATCACAGTGCCAGAACAGTAGCTCCACTAGGATGGAAGTGCCACGGGGCAGGGATTTTCATCGATTTTATTCACCACTGTCTCCCTCATGCCCAGAGCAATGCCTGACAAGGGTTGGGACTGGAGAAATATTTTTGGAAGGAAGAGCTCCTGCAGTATTTTATCATAATTGTTTGTCTGTTTGCCCTTAGACTGTAGtgtccctgagggcagggcttgtttttttttttaattaacttctaTTGAAGTGGGCCTGTTTTGATTAATCATTTTAACCCCAGCACTCAGCATAGAGACTGGTGCATAGTAGATGATAAATAAATACTGTGGAATATAATAGAATACTgcataggtatttttttaaataacaataaaatgttCTATGTAATGACATGGAATAGATAGCTGAGATTCATTGTTATGTGAAAAGGCAATGGCAGAATCATGGGAATAATATGCTATCTCTTCTATAACAGGAGGCTTAAATAAGACTTTATGTTCATCTTTGCTTGTACATAAAGAAAACTCTGGAAGGATGaatggaaaatggataaaagcaatTACCTTTCAGAGGGAGACTGAGACAGTGGGAGTCAAGAGTGAGAGCAAGACTCTTCCCTGTATAATtttatactttgaattttgaactcTTTGAATTATTACataatcaataatttaaaagaaggaaaattaatatTGGTGGAAAAAAGTACAAGCAGGGAAAGAAGCAAAACTCCAACCAGAACCTAGCTGCCTCCAGTCATTCCATCCTATGGCCTTGAATCCAAGGCTGACAAACTTGGATTCTGCCACCAGAGGGTACACGACTAAGAAATGCTccaagcccacatgctctggccAAGATGCCAAGTCCCCTGGGATGTGGTGAGATCATCTCAAGTTCTCTTGGTTCTCGTGTGTCCTATCGGAGGATCCTGTCTCCTGGGATGTTAACTAGTAACTGAGCGATCATTTCCAACATCAGAAGCTCAGCTCTGGAGATAAACTATCAAGTCTGTGCACTCCTTTGTGAATTACCACACTTAGAGGTAGGAATTTCCCAAGGTTAATCTCAGGGCTTACCAGTTTGTCAACACCCTGGAACCCCTTTTCCTAAACCCAGCACTGACCCCTGGAAAGACACTGCTCTAGCTCATAGGCTCCAAAGTAAACTGGTACAactatttttttggatatattgagTAAGGCACCACATACAGGCCCTCTAATCCTGCAATTCCACCCTGCACATGCACAACCCTTGCTGGTGCACCAGAGGTTATGATCAAGAATTTTCTCCCACAGTCAACATAATACTAaacagtaaaaagctgaaagccttcctgctaaattctggaacaagataatgttgctcactctcaccacttcttttcAACACAATAttcgaagtcctagccacagcaatcagacaagaaaaagaaataaaatatatccaaatcagaaggaagaggtaaaattttcattatatgcagatgacatgatactctatgtagaaaaccctaaagactccacacaaaaaagtattaaaactgataaatgaattcagcaaggtagcaggatataagattaatatacagaaatctgtggcatttctttacactagcaatgcaatatcagaaaaagaaagtaaaaaaaaaagatcctgtttaaaattgcattaaaaaaattcctaggaataagtctaaccaaggaggtgaaagacttatatgctgagaactatatataaaacactgataaaggaaatcaaCAAAGATTCAGTGAAATGGGAAGAGTgtatcccatgctcttgggttggaagaattaatatagtttaaatggctatactacccaaagcaatctacagatttaatgtgatccctatcgaAGTATCCATGACATTTtccccagaactagaacaaataatcctcaaacttatatggaaccacaaaagacccagaattgccaaagcaatcctgaggaaaaagaacaaagctggaggcataaccctcctaggcttcagacaatactacaaagttacagtaatcaaaacagcatggtattggcacaaaaacacatatagatcaatggaatagaatagagagcctggaaata includes these proteins:
- the LOC132483903 gene encoding prostaglandin-H2 D-isomerase-like, producing MLQLMPGPSRDGIANLSSLQSSDIWGTSRKDQCETRTLLLRPAGPPGCYSYTSPDWSSNHEVSVVETDYEAYALLYTESFQGPGQDFCMAKLYSHTQAPKAEIKEKFATFTKAQGFTEDGIVFLPQTDKCMEEHT